In Miscanthus floridulus cultivar M001 unplaced genomic scaffold, ASM1932011v1 fs_79_3_4, whole genome shotgun sequence, one DNA window encodes the following:
- the LOC136533185 gene encoding transcription factor TCP20-like, with product MDPKFPTPPPLNETEPTTTTSTAQQQQQLDPKDYHQQQPAHHHLQIQIHQPPQQDGGGGGKEQQQQLQVVAQLGERRQQALAPKRSSNKDRHTKVDGRGRRIRMPALCAARIFQLTRELGHKSDGETVQWLLQQAEPAIVAATGTGTIPASALASVAPSLPSPTSGLARPHHHHHPHHMWAPSAASAGFSSPSFLNSAAAGTGDAAGIGGIMQRMGIPAGLELPGGGAAGATLGAGGHIGFAPMFAGHAAAMPGLELGLSQDGHIGVLAAQSISQFYHQVGAAGGSGQMQHPHGHQHHHQQQQEDGEDDREDGESDDESGQ from the coding sequence ATGGACCCCAAGTTCCCCACACCCCCACCGCTAAACGAAACggagcccaccaccaccacctcgaccgcgcagcagcagcagcagctggatcCCAAGGACTACCACCAGCAGCAGCCGGCGCACCACCACCTGCAAATCCAAATCCACCAGCCGCCGCAGCAGGACGGGGGCGGCGGAGGGAaggagcaacagcagcagctgcAGGTGGTGGCGCAGCTCGGGGAGCGGAGGCAGCAGGCGCTCGCGCCCAAGCGGAGCtccaacaaggaccgccacaccAAGGTCGACGGCAGGGGCCGCCGGATCCGGATGCCCGCGCTATGCGCCGCGCGGATCTTCCAGCTCACGCGGGAGCTCGGCCACAAGTCCGACGGCGAGACCGTGCAGTGGCTGCTGCAGCAGGCCGAGCCGGCCATCGTCGCCGCCACCGGCACGGGCACCATACCGGCGTCTGCGCTCGCATCCGTCGCGCCCTCGCTCCCGTCGCCCACCTCCGGGCTCGCCAGGccgcatcaccaccaccacccgcaCCACATGTGGGCGCCGTCCGCCGCGTCCGCGGGTTTCTCCTCGCCCTCCTTCCTCAATTCCGCCGCCGCAGGCACGGGAGACGCCGCTGGTATCGGCGGCATCATGCAGCGGATGGGGATCCCCGCGGGCCTCGAGCTGCCGGGAGGGGGCGCCGCTGGGGCCACCCTCGGCGCTGGCGGCCACATCGGCTTTGCGCCCATGTTCGCTGGACACGCCGCGGCCATGCCGGGGCTCGAGCTCGGCCTCTCGCAGGACGGCCACATCGGCGTGCTCGCCGCGCAGTCGATCAGTCAGTTCTACCACCAGGTGGGTGCTGCCGGCGGCAGCGGCCAGATGCAGCACCCGCACGGCCACCAGCATCAccatcagcagcagcaggaggacgGGGAGGACGACCGCGAGGACGGCGAGTCCGATGATGAGTCTGGGCAGTAG